One stretch of Chryseobacterium sp. LJ668 DNA includes these proteins:
- a CDS encoding Na+/H+ antiporter → MIHTYVIISIAVLLSVMILVMIGQKLKVAYPIFLVIAGLIISLVPGMPHIEIEPDLIFLIFLPPILFEAAWFTSWQDFHKWRKQIFSMAFGLVFLTSVVVAYLSSSIIPGLTVAMGFLLGGVNSPPDAVAATSVLKHMKIPKKITSILEGESLINDASSLIVFKFALAAVISGQFIWREAIGDFFSMAVGGIAIGIALGLLFGFFLRLIPSNSNIDTIITLIVPYVMYVGAEHFHFSGVLAVVAGGLLMSYNSHCYLSHTSRIQSGNVWSVLIFLMNTIIFILIGLELPIVVAAMKDYTISEGIFYSIVIGGAIIFTRLFYSYAIMYFPWFLSKKLKSENPKPDWREPFIISFAAMRGVVSLAAALSIPAFLPNGEAFPHRNIILFVTFVIILITLVGQGLMLTPLLKFLKVDNAGSDLPEEKQEVILMRKLKETALQKLESDFSELTVSNSMVRHQKHRLENEMLMMADKSQCMASTGDYVTAMNENKDVIRQLIQAQRNELHRMKREKTFDDHVMRSIEMQLDFDEAKITGFTHS, encoded by the coding sequence ATGATTCATACCTACGTCATCATATCGATCGCAGTGCTTTTATCCGTAATGATCCTCGTAATGATCGGTCAGAAGCTCAAAGTGGCTTATCCTATCTTTCTTGTGATCGCGGGATTGATTATCAGTCTGGTTCCGGGAATGCCCCATATAGAAATAGAGCCGGATCTCATTTTCCTGATTTTTCTTCCACCGATTTTGTTTGAAGCAGCATGGTTTACTTCATGGCAGGATTTTCATAAATGGCGAAAACAGATTTTCTCCATGGCTTTCGGATTGGTTTTTCTGACCTCCGTTGTTGTGGCTTATCTTTCATCATCAATAATTCCGGGACTTACTGTGGCGATGGGATTTTTGCTGGGAGGAGTCAATTCTCCGCCGGATGCAGTTGCAGCAACTTCTGTTTTAAAGCACATGAAGATCCCTAAAAAAATAACCAGTATTTTAGAAGGGGAAAGTTTGATCAACGACGCTTCGAGTTTAATTGTATTTAAATTTGCCTTGGCAGCGGTTATTTCCGGTCAGTTTATATGGAGAGAGGCAATTGGAGATTTTTTCAGCATGGCCGTCGGAGGAATCGCAATAGGAATTGCTCTTGGTTTATTGTTCGGATTCTTCTTAAGGCTGATCCCTTCAAATTCAAATATTGATACAATCATTACATTGATCGTTCCTTACGTAATGTACGTTGGTGCAGAGCATTTTCATTTTTCCGGAGTATTGGCTGTCGTTGCAGGCGGTTTACTGATGTCATATAATTCGCACTGTTATCTAAGCCATACATCAAGAATTCAGTCCGGAAACGTCTGGAGTGTCCTTATTTTCCTCATGAATACCATTATTTTTATCTTAATCGGTCTGGAATTACCAATCGTAGTTGCTGCGATGAAAGATTATACCATTTCAGAAGGTATTTTTTATAGTATTGTAATTGGTGGAGCCATTATTTTCACAAGATTGTTCTACAGTTACGCAATCATGTATTTTCCGTGGTTTTTGTCTAAAAAACTTAAGTCAGAAAATCCTAAACCCGATTGGCGAGAGCCTTTCATCATCAGTTTTGCGGCGATGAGAGGGGTTGTTTCACTCGCTGCAGCACTTTCTATTCCTGCATTCTTACCAAACGGAGAAGCATTTCCGCACCGGAATATTATTTTATTTGTGACTTTTGTGATTATTTTGATAACTTTAGTCGGGCAGGGACTGATGCTGACACCTCTCTTAAAATTTTTAAAAGTGGATAATGCCGGAAGTGATCTGCCGGAAGAAAAACAGGAAGTTATTCTGATGCGCAAGCTGAAAGAAACCGCTTTACAGAAATTAGAATCTGATTTTTCTGAATTGACCGTCAGCAACAGCATGGTGCGACATCAAAAACACAGACTCGAAAATGAGATGCTGATGATGGCGGACAAGTCACAATGTATGGCTTCTACAGGAGATTATGTCACTGCTATGAATGAGAATAAAGATGTAATCAGGCAATTGATTCAGGCACAGCGAAACGAACTTCATCGCATGAAGCGTGAAAAAACATTTGATGATCATGTTATGAGGTCTATAGAAATGCAGCTTGATTTTGATGAAGCTAAGATTACAGGGTTTACCCATTCATAA
- a CDS encoding VOC family protein, with protein MKFNSFFPVIWTRNFEETVGFYIHILKFSLANANSETQWAFLEKDGVRIMITKPNEHEKFDKIAFSGSFYFNVNDVNDLWQDLKTITKICYKIETFEWGMREFAIYDNNGYILQFGQPVTEISKEK; from the coding sequence ATGAAATTCAATTCTTTTTTCCCTGTGATATGGACTCGCAACTTTGAAGAAACGGTTGGGTTTTACATCCATATTTTAAAATTTTCATTGGCTAATGCAAATTCGGAAACGCAATGGGCTTTTCTAGAAAAAGATGGGGTGAGAATTATGATCACAAAACCTAATGAGCATGAAAAGTTTGATAAAATTGCATTTTCGGGCTCATTTTATTTTAATGTGAATGATGTGAATGATCTTTGGCAGGATTTGAAAACCATTACCAAAATATGTTATAAAATTGAAACTTTCGAATGGGGAATGAGAGAATTTGCAATCTATGACAACAACGGTTATATATTACAATTCGGTCAACCTGTAACCGAAATTAGCAAAGAGAAATAA
- a CDS encoding glutaminyl-peptide cyclotransferase, with translation MKNKIITGLAALLLFVSCKDDEKILNSLADYNASMETKGYHFGDKLDLPKDVLDNAENITISFGEKETSNLVIDSKYFTLGDNAVTFNIKTKSGETLYQDATINVFTKIPVKNINYEVVAEYPHNPANFVQGFQIEGNTIYESDGQQGSSQILKYNLGDTKPILSTKQPEDIFSEGSTIVGDKIYQLTWQNKKGFVYNKNSLSLLSEFPYPDVMGEGWGLTYDGKNLIASDGTKNLYFLNANDPSKVVRYISVAGNTEVYDQLNELEYYKGFIYANVWHKPIILKINPANGEVVGKFDFTKITDPFTKANSEYVLNGIAFKDDHMVITGKNWSKIYEVAIK, from the coding sequence ATGAAAAATAAAATAATAACAGGTCTTGCAGCACTTCTGTTGTTTGTATCTTGTAAAGATGATGAAAAAATATTGAATTCATTAGCCGACTACAATGCTTCTATGGAAACCAAAGGTTATCACTTTGGGGATAAACTGGATCTTCCGAAAGATGTTTTAGATAATGCTGAAAATATTACAATCAGCTTTGGTGAGAAAGAAACTTCAAATTTAGTTATAGATTCAAAATATTTTACCTTAGGAGATAATGCGGTCACTTTTAATATCAAAACAAAAAGCGGAGAAACCCTATATCAGGATGCAACGATCAATGTTTTTACTAAAATTCCTGTAAAAAACATCAACTACGAAGTGGTAGCAGAATACCCGCATAATCCTGCAAATTTTGTTCAGGGATTTCAGATCGAGGGAAATACCATCTACGAGAGTGACGGTCAGCAAGGCTCTTCACAAATTTTGAAATATAATTTGGGCGATACCAAACCAATTCTATCGACCAAGCAGCCGGAAGATATTTTTTCTGAAGGAAGTACCATTGTAGGCGATAAAATTTACCAATTGACATGGCAGAATAAGAAAGGATTTGTGTACAATAAAAATTCTCTGAGCCTATTATCTGAATTTCCTTATCCTGATGTAATGGGAGAAGGATGGGGACTAACATACGACGGTAAAAACCTGATTGCATCAGACGGAACAAAAAACTTGTATTTTCTAAATGCAAATGATCCTTCAAAAGTGGTAAGATATATTTCTGTAGCAGGAAATACTGAGGTTTATGATCAGCTAAACGAATTAGAATACTACAAAGGATTTATCTACGCCAATGTCTGGCATAAACCGATTATATTGAAGATAAATCCTGCTAACGGAGAAGTGGTTGGCAAATTTGATTTTACAAAAATTACAGATCCATTTACTAAAGCCAATAGCGAATATGTGCTCAACGGAATTGCTTTCAAAGATGATCATATGGTGATAACGGGTAAAAACTGGTCGAAGATTTATGAAGTTGCTATCAAATAA
- a CDS encoding deoxynucleoside kinase, with translation MHIAVTGNIGAGKTTLTTMLAKHYGWDAQFEDVDHNPYLEDFYADMSKWSFALQIYFLGSRFRQVKEIRDSGKNIIQDRTIYEDAHIFAENLNDMKLLSDRDFKNYASLFDLMKTFVSAPDLLIYLKSDVPNLVKKIYKRGREYEASISIEYLSKLNQKYEKWISDYTEGKLLIIEVDDLDFVEKPEDFGLILEKIETELNGLF, from the coding sequence ATGCATATTGCAGTTACAGGAAATATAGGAGCAGGAAAAACAACACTGACTACAATGTTGGCAAAGCATTACGGATGGGATGCGCAGTTTGAAGATGTAGATCACAACCCTTATCTCGAAGATTTTTACGCAGATATGAGCAAATGGAGTTTTGCCCTTCAGATTTATTTTCTGGGAAGCAGATTTCGCCAGGTAAAAGAAATAAGAGACAGCGGTAAAAACATCATTCAGGATCGTACAATCTACGAAGATGCGCATATATTTGCAGAAAACCTAAATGATATGAAACTTCTCTCAGATAGAGATTTTAAAAATTATGCTTCTCTTTTTGATCTGATGAAGACCTTTGTTTCGGCTCCGGATTTATTAATTTATCTGAAATCCGACGTTCCTAATCTTGTGAAGAAAATATACAAACGTGGAAGGGAGTATGAAGCATCTATAAGCATAGAATATCTTTCAAAATTAAATCAAAAATACGAAAAGTGGATTTCAGATTATACAGAAGGAAAGCTTCTCATTATTGAAGTAGATGATCTTGATTTTGTAGAAAAACCGGAAGATTTCGGATTGATTTTAGAAAAAATAGAAACCGAGCTGAATGGTTTGTTTTAA
- a CDS encoding ArsC/Spx/MgsR family protein produces the protein MLVKVLHNGNCSKSNAVLEYLDENGVPFEIINMTEDPLSVLELKTVLKKLNENVFHIIRKEEKLYMQKYAGKDFTEEEWLQILSENPSLIQRPILIKGSVAMLGRPVENVKFFIEH, from the coding sequence ATGCTGGTAAAAGTTCTGCATAACGGAAATTGCTCAAAATCGAATGCTGTATTAGAGTATCTTGATGAAAACGGAGTTCCGTTTGAAATCATCAACATGACTGAAGATCCGTTGAGCGTTTTGGAACTGAAGACAGTTTTAAAAAAATTAAATGAAAATGTTTTTCATATTATCCGAAAAGAAGAAAAACTTTACATGCAAAAATATGCCGGAAAAGATTTCACTGAAGAAGAGTGGCTGCAGATTTTATCTGAAAACCCGTCACTGATACAGAGACCGATTCTGATAAAAGGTTCGGTAGCAATGCTCGGAAGACCGGTAGAAAATGTAAAGTTCTTTATTGAACATTAA
- a CDS encoding DUF493 family protein: MDIIQGNQHANPEEFYISLKEKLEGHHDFPEDYLFKFIIPTDQAKLTEIYRVFDGIKFTLGNRESKNGKYTACNINAFVLDADQVVRIYKEVAKIEGVILL; this comes from the coding sequence ATGGACATAATACAAGGAAATCAGCATGCCAATCCTGAAGAATTTTACATCTCATTAAAAGAAAAACTTGAAGGTCACCACGATTTTCCTGAAGATTATCTTTTTAAATTTATTATTCCGACAGATCAGGCAAAGCTGACAGAAATATACAGAGTTTTTGACGGCATCAAATTTACGCTTGGCAACAGAGAAAGCAAAAATGGCAAGTACACCGCGTGCAATATCAACGCATTTGTATTAGATGCAGATCAGGTTGTAAGAATTTACAAAGAAGTGGCAAAAATAGAAGGCGTCATCCTGTTATAA
- a CDS encoding DUF4197 family protein gives MKKYIIAIVLIFGTGAAVNTTLYSCSTLATSDLGLAVIKRVLLGGINKGMSIYGNKAAFLQNNLVDKALPKQLRDINTTLEKIAPSLVAKEREYIADAAVYTVNISRPILENAVNSLNAQDVTRIIQGEKGTATLILKEKTSQQLIAAIAPKVEQELNKYGIVKTINTALSGSNLLGSLLGGGNNSNVNAGGLSMLASEQIVNGLFNIIEDHEKQNSASLLAPLGK, from the coding sequence ATGAAAAAATATATTATAGCCATTGTACTTATTTTTGGAACAGGAGCTGCAGTTAATACCACGTTATATTCCTGCTCAACGCTTGCTACATCTGATCTAGGATTGGCAGTGATAAAAAGAGTGTTACTGGGCGGAATTAATAAAGGCATGAGCATTTATGGCAACAAAGCAGCTTTTCTTCAGAACAATCTCGTAGACAAGGCTTTACCAAAACAATTGAGGGATATCAATACCACTCTTGAAAAAATTGCTCCTTCATTGGTAGCTAAAGAGAGAGAATATATTGCCGATGCAGCAGTTTATACAGTAAATATCTCAAGACCTATTCTTGAAAATGCAGTAAATAGCTTAAATGCACAGGATGTGACAAGGATCATTCAGGGAGAAAAAGGTACTGCAACGTTGATTTTAAAAGAAAAAACATCTCAACAGCTTATTGCAGCAATCGCTCCGAAAGTTGAGCAGGAACTGAATAAATACGGGATTGTAAAAACCATCAATACCGCGTTATCAGGAAGCAATCTTTTAGGAAGTCTTTTAGGTGGCGGAAATAACAGCAACGTTAACGCAGGCGGATTGAGCATGCTGGCTTCGGAACAGATCGTTAACGGATTATTCAATATTATTGAAGATCATGAAAAGCAAAATTCGGCATCGCTTTTAGCACCTCTTGGAAAATAA
- a CDS encoding SusC/RagA family TonB-linked outer membrane protein produces the protein MKQTNLKYSCLIAVLYFGMNVNGQVTPQDTLPKEQKIEEVVMIGYGSRKAADNTTSTSSLKAEEITKTKVLNATQAIQGKAAGVQVTASDLPGSTPTIRIRGLGTVLGGREPLYVVDGLFADNINNVNSNDILTYDILKDASALAIYGNRGANGVVIITTKSGRGKGLTIEYDGFTGFRMPLKKVKMAGSNLFSAYNNIAIGTTKFSQDQPVNTDWFDVITRTGTYNQHNLSLSGSSRIVKYFLSVSNYDEKSILQGTDYNRATIRTNNEFKITKGITLAQNFSVAFTNTTPKPLGAFTSAYRQSPIVPVYFADGSYGVSIVGADGFASPTGNSQFNNVGNPLAQLMLNNEKQRFVQMQGGLKLDVNFLKDFKFTSQFSAEYYTFKGYNFDNGVRLPGQSPVNFSNRLASEKKDYYNWSATNYLTYNKVFADIHNIEATVGTEITLRKGENIYKYTRDNVNISDYYSLDGMDTNGDNKADRAYLDSNENRTLSFFARVQYKLMNRYLLTGTIRRDGSSQYQDGKKWGNFPSFGAGWIVSEEDFMKDGFFDQLKLRAGWGRLGNQKVPLNFLPFASGVTYNYSFGGNPVNNGNTINQVIDPELTWEITEETSGGVDFQLLSKRLSGSFDLYNKTTKNIILKSVPVSTSGIENPGYSHMGQVSNKGYEIVLGWADKINDNLSYSIGANYSNNKNNLDNITKGSKVEPIFGGGLGNGQNVKYFGPEAVGQPLGSFYLWEANGLDANGNMTYVDTNGNGVTGSADSNDRKFFGSYIPKSILGVNLGVNYKNVDLSVNGYGTFGAKVYNGKKAQRFAGENIEYDLATDFWTPSSTGSSNPAPFNAVPIASTYYLESGDFFRINNIMLGYTMRKPVEYISSLRFYVSAINPFITQKFSGFTPELNGNGDPYELSGVELDAYPTLRSFVFGMNIKF, from the coding sequence ATGAAACAAACTAACTTAAAGTATTCTTGTCTGATTGCTGTTCTCTACTTCGGTATGAACGTCAACGGACAGGTAACTCCACAAGATACACTGCCAAAAGAGCAGAAGATTGAAGAGGTTGTTATGATAGGATACGGCTCCAGAAAAGCTGCAGATAATACAACTTCTACAAGTTCTTTAAAGGCAGAAGAGATTACTAAAACCAAAGTTTTGAATGCCACACAAGCTATCCAAGGTAAAGCAGCTGGTGTACAAGTTACTGCGTCAGATCTACCTGGTTCTACTCCTACTATAAGAATCCGTGGATTAGGAACTGTTTTAGGAGGAAGAGAACCACTTTATGTTGTAGATGGATTATTTGCTGATAATATCAACAATGTCAATTCGAATGATATTCTTACCTATGATATTTTGAAAGATGCGTCTGCATTAGCTATCTATGGTAACAGAGGTGCAAATGGAGTAGTGATTATTACCACAAAAAGCGGACGCGGCAAAGGTCTTACTATAGAATATGATGGTTTCACGGGGTTTAGAATGCCGCTTAAGAAGGTAAAAATGGCGGGAAGTAATTTATTTTCTGCCTACAATAATATTGCTATAGGAACAACTAAGTTTTCCCAAGACCAGCCTGTAAATACCGATTGGTTTGACGTGATTACCAGAACGGGTACCTATAATCAACATAATCTAAGCCTATCCGGTTCATCAAGAATCGTCAAATATTTTTTAAGTGTAAGCAATTATGATGAAAAATCAATCCTACAAGGAACAGATTATAACAGAGCAACCATTAGAACCAATAATGAGTTTAAAATTACAAAAGGAATTACTTTAGCTCAGAATTTCAGTGTAGCATTTACGAATACTACTCCAAAACCTTTAGGAGCTTTCACTTCAGCGTACCGACAATCACCGATCGTGCCCGTATATTTTGCAGACGGTTCATACGGAGTTTCTATCGTAGGCGCAGATGGTTTCGCATCACCAACAGGAAATTCTCAGTTTAATAATGTAGGAAATCCTCTGGCACAGCTTATGCTGAATAATGAGAAGCAAAGATTCGTACAGATGCAGGGAGGATTAAAGCTGGATGTTAATTTCCTGAAAGATTTTAAATTTACTTCACAGTTTAGTGCTGAATATTATACATTTAAAGGGTATAATTTTGATAACGGAGTGCGACTTCCGGGACAGTCCCCTGTCAATTTTAGCAATAGGCTTGCCAGTGAGAAAAAAGATTACTACAACTGGTCTGCAACCAATTATTTAACATATAATAAAGTTTTTGCTGATATTCATAATATTGAGGCAACTGTAGGTACAGAAATTACTTTAAGAAAAGGAGAAAATATCTATAAATATACCAGAGATAATGTAAATATTTCAGATTATTACAGCTTGGATGGTATGGATACGAATGGAGATAACAAAGCAGATCGAGCGTATTTGGATTCTAATGAAAATAGGACTCTTTCTTTCTTTGCAAGGGTTCAGTATAAATTGATGAACCGTTATTTATTAACGGGAACTATCAGAAGAGATGGTTCTTCACAATATCAAGACGGGAAAAAATGGGGAAATTTCCCATCATTTGGCGCAGGATGGATCGTTTCTGAAGAAGATTTTATGAAAGACGGCTTTTTTGATCAGTTAAAACTGAGAGCAGGATGGGGAAGATTAGGGAACCAAAAAGTTCCTCTTAATTTTTTACCATTTGCATCAGGAGTAACCTACAATTATTCTTTTGGCGGCAATCCTGTGAATAATGGTAATACCATCAATCAGGTTATCGATCCTGAACTTACTTGGGAAATAACAGAAGAAACCAGTGGCGGCGTAGATTTTCAATTACTGAGCAAAAGATTAAGCGGTTCTTTTGATTTGTATAACAAAACCACCAAAAATATCATCTTAAAATCGGTACCTGTTTCAACGAGTGGTATTGAAAATCCTGGCTATTCTCACATGGGTCAGGTTTCCAATAAAGGTTACGAAATCGTTTTAGGTTGGGCAGATAAAATCAATGACAATCTTTCTTATTCAATAGGAGCTAATTATTCAAACAATAAAAATAATCTGGATAATATAACCAAAGGCAGTAAAGTTGAACCTATATTTGGAGGTGGGTTAGGAAATGGACAAAATGTAAAATATTTCGGACCGGAAGCTGTAGGTCAACCTTTAGGGAGTTTCTACTTGTGGGAAGCCAATGGTTTAGATGCTAATGGAAATATGACCTATGTTGATACCAACGGTAATGGTGTAACAGGATCTGCAGACTCTAATGATAGAAAATTCTTCGGTTCTTACATTCCAAAATCTATCTTGGGAGTAAACTTAGGAGTCAATTACAAAAATGTTGATCTTTCTGTAAACGGGTATGGTACTTTCGGTGCAAAAGTTTACAACGGTAAAAAAGCACAACGTTTTGCAGGTGAAAATATTGAATACGATTTAGCTACAGATTTTTGGACGCCGTCTAGTACTGGATCTTCAAATCCTGCACCATTCAATGCAGTTCCTATAGCTTCAACGTACTACTTAGAATCCGGAGATTTTTTCCGAATCAATAATATTATGCTTGGTTATACGATGAGAAAACCTGTGGAGTATATTTCTTCCCTAAGATTTTATGTAAGTGCAATTAATCCATTCATCACCCAGAAATTTTCCGGTTTTACCCCTGAGCTTAATGGTAATGGAGATCCGTACGAACTTTCAGGTGTAGAATTAGATGCATATCCTACTTTAAGATCCTTTGTATTCGGAATGAATATCAAATTTTAA
- a CDS encoding RagB/SusD family nutrient uptake outer membrane protein, translated as MKKNIILISALLTLSLANHRCSEDFLDVKGTEFLSTQDLDVLNNNEGAESFITSIYAKFLDWNISSFAWNGISSITTDDADKGSSPGDAGSDKDLLDALTFNATTPSFEDVWKGNYQVINRANQAFFYLPQLTNADAALRDRLTGEAKFLRAFAYFTLVRSFGEVPIVDHVPVAGNEADRVMTLTRKSKEEVYAFIEKDLNDAIAALPNKGSYTGNNVGRASKGAAYALLAKVSLYQKKWQQAVDNANLVTGYSLTPDFGEIYKISGENNAESIFEIQGRGGLNQPGIQQYSQTQGARGAGGWGWGFNTPSQSLVDAYNAEGDTERRNATIIFRNSTLYDGRVVPNTVENPYYNYKAYSSSFTGDDDSDANIRYLRFAEVLLIKAEAMNELGQTSAAIPFLNQVRNRAGLANTTATSQSDVRIAIWKERRLELAFEHDRWFDLVRTGQAASAMAANGKTFIVGKHEVFPIPQSFITEAQGLSSQNNY; from the coding sequence ATGAAAAAAAATATTATACTTATATCTGCATTGCTCACACTCAGTTTGGCCAATCATAGATGCAGCGAAGACTTTTTAGATGTAAAAGGTACAGAGTTTCTTTCTACGCAGGATTTGGATGTTCTTAATAATAATGAAGGAGCAGAGAGTTTTATTACATCCATTTATGCTAAATTTTTAGATTGGAATATAAGTTCTTTCGCTTGGAACGGAATCAGCAGTATTACTACCGATGACGCAGATAAAGGCTCCTCACCAGGAGATGCTGGAAGTGATAAAGATTTACTGGATGCTTTGACATTTAATGCTACTACGCCATCTTTTGAAGACGTTTGGAAAGGAAATTACCAGGTTATCAACAGGGCAAATCAGGCATTCTTCTACCTTCCGCAGCTTACTAATGCAGATGCTGCATTAAGAGATAGGCTAACAGGAGAAGCTAAATTTTTAAGAGCTTTTGCATATTTTACATTGGTAAGAAGTTTTGGTGAAGTTCCAATTGTAGATCACGTTCCTGTAGCAGGTAACGAAGCAGACAGAGTGATGACGCTTACCAGAAAATCAAAAGAAGAAGTATATGCTTTCATAGAAAAGGACCTTAATGACGCCATCGCAGCATTGCCAAATAAAGGTTCTTACACAGGCAATAATGTAGGACGTGCAAGCAAAGGTGCCGCATATGCATTATTAGCAAAAGTCTCTCTGTATCAGAAAAAATGGCAACAAGCTGTAGATAATGCTAATCTGGTTACAGGATATTCTTTAACGCCTGATTTTGGTGAAATCTATAAAATTTCAGGGGAAAACAATGCCGAATCTATTTTTGAAATTCAAGGAAGAGGAGGTTTAAACCAACCCGGCATTCAGCAATATTCTCAGACTCAGGGTGCTCGTGGAGCAGGAGGTTGGGGCTGGGGATTTAATACCCCTTCACAAAGTTTGGTAGATGCGTATAATGCAGAAGGTGATACAGAAAGAAGAAACGCGACGATTATCTTTAGAAATTCCACATTATATGACGGAAGAGTTGTTCCAAATACCGTAGAAAATCCTTATTATAACTATAAAGCATATTCGTCATCTTTTACAGGAGATGATGATTCTGATGCGAATATAAGATATCTAAGATTTGCTGAAGTTTTACTAATAAAAGCTGAAGCGATGAATGAACTGGGGCAAACTTCTGCTGCTATTCCTTTTCTCAATCAGGTAAGAAATAGAGCTGGTTTAGCAAATACTACCGCAACTTCACAATCAGATGTTAGAATTGCAATCTGGAAAGAAAGACGTTTAGAATTGGCATTTGAGCATGACAGATGGTTTGATTTGGTAAGAACCGGACAAGCAGCTTCTGCAATGGCAGCGAATGGGAAGACTTTTATTGTAGGAAAACATGAAGTTTTTCCTATTCCACAGTCTTTCATTACAGAAGCACAGGGACTTTCCTCACAGAATAATTATTAA
- a CDS encoding LamG-like jellyroll fold domain-containing protein has product MNINLTKYIAATFIMSLALASCEDSIDKDNPPVPYVAIGGYENSDDIASGNLVAKLSFENDLADKLSNITGQMPANVSYASGAKGMAYNGSSSEIKYTVGNANNAITGLNNFTIAFWMKSDNTVAPSPPGQGKGAQGIFSIVRPAEFWGGMNVFIENPDSSKPDRIRLKLGLENSRPGVSWKGQSVIANLDGHKGKWVHIVFAYDASTSRCYVYENGEPAKNLDGFAYSPAGGAISGYASWFASDPGGANNPAGAPGYGGFQMMGTNGKVVFGTHQFETVPSQNNGGQEDWATSFAGQLDEFRIYNVALKNTDVIALYKLEKDNR; this is encoded by the coding sequence ATGAATATCAATTTAACAAAATATATAGCCGCCACTTTTATTATGAGTTTGGCACTTGCAAGCTGCGAGGACAGCATCGATAAAGATAATCCGCCAGTTCCTTATGTAGCCATTGGAGGATATGAAAATTCAGATGATATTGCTTCTGGAAATCTGGTTGCAAAATTAAGCTTTGAAAATGATCTTGCGGATAAATTAAGTAACATCACTGGGCAAATGCCGGCAAATGTTAGTTATGCTTCTGGTGCTAAAGGTATGGCGTATAACGGCTCTTCTTCAGAAATTAAATATACAGTAGGAAATGCAAATAATGCCATTACAGGTCTGAATAATTTTACCATTGCTTTTTGGATGAAAAGTGATAATACCGTAGCTCCAAGTCCTCCTGGACAAGGAAAGGGAGCACAAGGGATTTTCTCCATTGTTCGACCTGCAGAATTTTGGGGAGGAATGAATGTTTTTATAGAAAACCCGGATTCTTCTAAACCAGATAGAATCAGGCTGAAACTTGGTTTGGAAAATAGCAGACCGGGAGTGAGCTGGAAAGGTCAAAGTGTAATTGCAAACTTAGATGGTCACAAAGGTAAATGGGTACATATCGTATTTGCATATGATGCCAGTACAAGCAGATGTTATGTCTATGAAAATGGAGAACCGGCAAAGAATTTAGACGGTTTTGCATATTCTCCGGCGGGAGGAGCTATAAGCGGATACGCTTCTTGGTTTGCGTCTGATCCGGGTGGAGCAAATAATCCTGCTGGTGCACCTGGTTATGGAGGTTTTCAGATGATGGGAACAAATGGTAAAGTTGTCTTTGGTACTCATCAATTTGAAACTGTACCTTCACAAAACAATGGTGGACAAGAAGACTGGGCAACTAGTTTTGCAGGCCAGTTAGATGAGTTCAGAATATATAATGTAGCGCTTAAGAATACAGATGTTATAGCACTCTACAAATTAGAGAAGGATAATAGATAA